In Gemmatimonadales bacterium, the DNA window CACCGTGGCGTGGCCCGACATGGTGAGTACCGGGAGGGCGGGGAGGAAGATCGAGAGCACTTCGCTCACCTCGAAGCCGTCGATCACCGGCATGACGAGGTCGGTAATGACCAGGCTCAACGCACCCGCGTGTTCCATGATCAGGCGGAGGCCCCGCTCGCCGTCCTCCGCCTCGAGCACGGTCGCGCCTTCGCGCTCGAGCACACGCCGCACCAGCCGCCGGACGACCGCCTCGTCGTCGACCA includes these proteins:
- a CDS encoding response regulator; the encoded protein is MVDDEAVVRRLVRRVLEREGATVLEAEDGERGLRLIMEHAGALSLVITDLVMPVIDGFEVSEVLSIFLPALPVLTMSGHATVSEAQRRLTVIKKPFSISGLVDAVLAVQGQTASPLSQEQRVRAQQLGRMSSTLPDPALSPAQSIDLVAAAFELRRMRNQP